The following coding sequences lie in one Labrus bergylta chromosome 5, fLabBer1.1, whole genome shotgun sequence genomic window:
- the LOC109990282 gene encoding inter-alpha-trypsin inhibitor heavy chain H3: protein MARAVVQVTLFGLLLALVTTLPNKDDWDIYSFHINSTVSSRYATTVITSRVANRMDESKEIEFQVRIPKNAFISKFRMFIDGQAYDGVVKSKEAAKQQYTDAVSQGQSAGIVSSVGRTLEEFKTSVNVAAHKKVTFELTYEELLKRKLGKYELQIHARPMQPVKDFKVDVYIHEKAGINIMEVKGGLSTNAMANAITKTHSDTQAWVYFYPTEDQQKTCDRCGEQGMNGDLVIVYDVNRDNSFGDIKKSSGYFVHHFAPSDLARIPKNVAFIIDQSGSMHGRKIQQTRTALIRILNDLAEEDHFGLITFDSSIFHWKRELVQATEENLASAKTFALQIQDRGATDINQAVLEGARMLNANPREGSASILILLTDGDPTSGVTNLEVIQSNVRKAIAGEFPLYCLGFGFDVNFEFLEKMSLQNNGVARRIYEDSDAELQLKGFYEEVATPLLTDVTMVYEGGINLTQTNFSQYYNGSEIVVAGQITDNDIGTFTPQVVAVSRNRKVVFPGTNVTVESADVADSNIQRVWAYLTVKQLLEKELRLSGPEKESAKKEALELSLKYSFVTPLTSMVVTKPPGESSDVLHKPKEGEAPQIPTSNAGHYGLRARSGGFFAGYGAGKFKLRKGAAGFAINKLASTVVDDLDDNPIFAKGEMDLGSSVFHSIQRGYMPRQTVRPTRISLPIFTLPVLHFHQFFLKTESLSLPLCYGVYGLVSLKLLHHPNKALFVNGELDEVLLGGFKRIAIHTAAAHFEFDAVKTIVRDGQSTVEYLQQDEVVSRNSVTVIRRAKEIDVVSEDTRIVFLIHEKEGNFYLWPVIRQQPMDTNVTGILALKPAVYEEVQQTPSTILKIQNTEVIATRSTTADYSITSAPTLDCWSVPSEFALQRPINEFIVTQI, encoded by the exons ATGGCAAGAGCTGTGGTGCAAGTCACCCTCTTTGGGCTGCTGCTGGCTTTGGTAACCACACTACCAAACAAG GATGACTGGGACATCTACAGCTTTCACATCAACTCAACAGTGAGCAGTCGTTACGCAACCACAGTCATCACAAGCCGTGTGGCCAATCGAATGGACGAGTCAAAGGAAATAGAATTTCAAGTCCGGATTCCCAAGAATGCCTTCATCAGTAAATTCAGAAT GTTTATAGATGGCCAGGCATACGATGGGGTTGTGAAATCTAAGGAGGCGGCTAAACAGCAGTACACTGATGCTGTGTCACAAGGCCAGAGTGCTGGGATTGTCAG TTCTGTAGGGAGGACTCTCGAAGAATTCAAGACCTCTGTGAATGTAGCAGCTCACAAAAAGGTCACTTTTGAACTTACATATGAGGAACTACTGAAACGCAAACTGGGCAAGTACGAGCTGCAAATCCACGCCCGACCAATGCAGCCtgtaaaagacttcaag GTTGACGTGTACATACATGAGAAAGCTGGAATCAATATCATGGAGGTTAAAGGTGGACTAAGCACCAATGCCATGGCTAATGCCATCACcaaaacacattcagacacacag GCGTGGGTGTATTTCTACCCAACTGAGGACCAACAAAAGACGTGTGACCGCTGTGGAGAGCAAGGTATGAATGGAGATCTGGTTATTGTTTATGACGTCAACAGGGACAACTCATTTGGAGACATCAAG AAATCATCAGGGTACTTCGTTCATCACTTTGCTCCATCTGATCTCGCCCGAATACCAAAAAATGTGGCCTTCATTATTGATCAAAGTGGCTCAATGCATGGCAGAAAAATACAACAG ACCCGAACTGCATTGATTCGTATCTTGAATGACCTGGCAGAAGAAGACCACTTTGGTCTGATCACTTTTGATAGCTCCATTTTTCACTGGAAACGAGAACTTGTTCAGGCTACGGAAGAAAACCTGGCTAGTGCCAAAACCTTTGCACTGCAGATTCAAGATAGAGGag CCACGGACATTAACCAAGCAGTTTTAGAAGGAGCACGAATGCTGAATGCAAATCCCAGAGAAGGCTCAGCATCTATTCTCATACTGCTCACAGATGGAGACCCAACCTCag GGGTGACAAATCTGGAAGTAATTCAGTCAAATGTAAGAAAGGCTATTGCAGGTGAATTCCCTCTCTACTGCCTCGGTTTTGGTTTTGATGTCAATTTTGAGTTCCTTGAAAAGATGTCACTGCAGAACAACGGTGTGGCTCGACGGATTTATGAAGACTCTGATGCTGAGTTACAACTCAAG GGTTTCTATGAAGAGGTGGCAACTCCTTTGTTAACAGATGTGACAATGGTTTATGAGGGTGGGATTAATCTAACCCAGACTAACTTCAGCCAGTATTATAATGGCTCTGAGATTGTTGTGGCAGGTCAGATCACTGACAACGACATCGGAACCTTCACTCCACAAGTTGTGGCCGTTTCG AGAAATAGAAAGGTGGTGTTTCCTGGAACAAATGTTACAGTGGAGTCAGCCGATGTGGCTGACAGTAACATCCAGAGAGTTTGGGCCTACCTCACAGTGAAACAGCTTCTAGAGAAAGA ACTGCGGTTATCTGGACCTGAGAAGGAGAGCGCTAAGAAAGAGGCCTTGGAGCTGTCGCTGAAATACAGCTTTGTGACCCCACTCACATCCATGGTGGTCACCAAGCCTCCTGGGGAGAGCTCAGATGTGCTCCATAAACCCAAGGAAGGTGAAGCACCTCAGATCCCAACCTCTAATGCGGGGCATTACGGACTCAGGGCTCGTTCAGGTGGTTTTTTCGCGGGTTATGGTG CAGGGAAGTTTAAGCTGCGTAAAG gaGCTGCAGGGTTCGCGATCAACAAGTTGGCGAGCACTGTAGTAGACGATTTGGATGACAATCCTATATTTGCCAAGGGTGAGATGGATCTTG GTTCCTCAGTGTTCCATAGTATCCAACGGGGTTACATGCCCCGCCAAACTGTCAGACCTACTCGCATTTCTCTTCCAATTTTTACACTTCCAGTTTTGCATTTCCACCAGTTTTTTCTTAAAACTGAGAGCCTGTCTCTCCCACTTTGTTATGGTGTCTATGGACTTGTCAGCCTTAAACTTCTTCACCATCCCAATAAAG CGCTGTTTGTGAATGGTGAGCTTGATGAAGTATTGCTTGGAGGATTCAAAAGGATTGCCATACATACAGCTGCTGCACACTTTGAGTTTGATGCCGTGAAAACCATTGTACGAGATGGACAGTCCACAGTAGAGTACCTTCAACAGGATGAAGTTGTTTCTCGTAATAG TGTGACAGTGATCAGGCGGGCCAAAGAAATAGATGTTGTAAGTGAAGACACACGTATTGTCTTCCTGATTCATGAGAAGGAAGGCAACTTTTATCTCTGGCCTGTTATAAGACAACAGCCAATGGACACCAACGTTACAGGGATTTTAG CTCTAAAGCCAGCAGTTTATGAAGAGGTACAGCAAACCCCCTCAACTATACTCAAGATCCAAAACACGGAGGTCATTGCTACCAG atcCACAACTGCTGACTACAGTATCACCTCTGCTCCGACACTGGACTGCTGGTCTGTGCCCTCTGAGTTTGCCTTACAGAGACCCATAAATGAGTTCATCGTTACACAAATTTAA